One region of Carassius gibelio isolate Cgi1373 ecotype wild population from Czech Republic chromosome A1, carGib1.2-hapl.c, whole genome shotgun sequence genomic DNA includes:
- the LOC127963116 gene encoding mast/stem cell growth factor receptor kita-like, producing MGRVWFLRTVLLLFFLPGGWFKPVITPNATHLVIPKGGQLELRCHDDAEMSKVRWMREKSRKIDGWLKEDGVSVILLSSTQVQHMGRYTCENTETEEKSSIYIYVKDSENPFVRSMLDGLLVREGEDGTVPCLVTDPAVNHLSLLPCTGSALPAGLTYIAHPQRGITIRNVSKAFEGCYVCTGEMDEKPVKSSQYNLGVRLVPETVPVISLSTIENVVLIQGQEFVLNCNTININHDISLSWSIPSEAIANHSHKSNILPGSGEYKLSIGLSIESVKMTDSGVYRCVARNEKGVSEATVSLEVYEHGFINLTEGEDSVMEVREGESLTLSVEMTSYPRPTEVYWTYNNQQLKNTSEHVITLHNQQYRFMSELRLVRVHGSEGGIYTFSAYHMYASVNRSFTVHVICKPVIVSQEGPVDGQVRCVASGYPVPKISWYYCEPPHARCSNLLNATQADEEFTFVTVSGPEFGRSEVESRLNVTKGKFHTLECVATTQGEQAYTLFSIRERTVPHKLFTPLLSCVVSTAVLLSIFLVVLLYKYMQKPKYEIHWKVIDSFDGNNYTYIDPTQLPYDPKWEFPRERLRFGKILGSGAFGKVVAATAYGLCSADTVTTVAVKMLKPSAHSTEKEALMSELKVLSFIGNHINIVNLLGACTVGGPTLVITEYCCYGDLLNFLRRKRDAFFSSKTGDGYYKNLLSQTLPSREGTDNGYMPMRSYQKRSNQTEWCDDKDDLSLDTEDLLSFSYQVAKGMDFLTSKNCIHRDLAARNVLLTQGRVAKICDFGLARDITRDSNYVLRGNARLPVKWMSPESLFACVYTFESDVWSYGILLWEIFSLGNTPYPGIPVGSTFYKMIQDGYRMSEPEFAPSEVYEVMRWCWSADPLKRPTFKKLVERTELLLSEITKRDYLNLSTSGSCDCEVFVPPDLQRAQRLSSVGSSTASTQPLLQATNDVFLEHQSI from the exons ATGGGTCGCGTTTGGTTTCTACGCACAGTTCTACTTTTATTCTTCTTACCTGGAG GATGGTTTAAACCTGTTATCACTCCCAATGCTACCCATCTGGTGATACCTAAAGGTGGACAGCTGGAACTCAGGTGTCATGATGATGCAGAGATGAGCAAGGTGCGATGGATGCGGGAAAAAAGTCGCAAAATCGATGGATGGCTAAAAGAAGATGGAGTCAGTGTCATCCTCCTCTCCTCCACACAGGTCCAGCATATGGGTCGTTACACCTGTGAAAACACAGAAACGGAAGAGAAGAGCTCCATCTATATCTATGTGAAAG ATTCGGAGAACCCTTTTGTGCGCTCCATGTTGGATGGCCTTTTGGTGAGGGAAGGAGAGGATGGCACTGTTCCTTGTTTAGTAACAGATCCAGCTGTCAATCACCTGTCCCTTCTGCCCTGTACTGGCTCTGCTCTACCAGCTGGACTCACCTACATCGCACACCCTCAGAGAGGGATCACCATCAGAAACGTCTCCAAAGCTTTTGAGGGCTGCTACGTTTGTACAGGAGAGATGGATGAAAAACCTGTGAAATCAAGCCAGTATAACTTGGGGGTGCGGCTAG TTCCAGAGACAGTGCCAGTGATCAGCCTATCTACAATCGAAAATGTGGTTCTGATCCAGGGTCAGGAATTTGTGCTCAATTgtaacaccatcaacatcaaccATGATATCAGCCTGAGCTGGAGTATCCCATCTGAAGCG ATAGCAAATCACAGCCACAAATCAAACATCCTGCCTGGTTCTGGAGAATATAAACTCTCAATAGGACTGTCGATCGAATCTGTGAAGATGACTGACTCAGGAGTCTATCGCTGTGTTGCGAGGAATGAGAAGGGTGTCTCTGAGGCAACTGTCAGTCTGGAGGTTTATG AGCATGGTTTCATTAACCTCACGGAGGGAGAGGACAGTGTGATGGAGGTGAGAGAGGGAGAAAGTCTGACCCTCAGCGTGGAAATGACCTCATACCCCAGACCCACAGAAGTCTACTGGACCTATAACAACCAACAGCTCAAAAACACATCTGAACATGTCATTACACTACACAACCAGCAGTACAG GTTCATGAGTGAACTACGGCTGGTTCGCGTTCATGGGTCAGAGGGCGGGATCTACACTTTCTCAGCCTATCACATGTATGCATCTGTCAATCGGTCATTCACCGTCCATGTTATAT GTAAACCAGTGATAGTTTCCCAGGAGGGGCCTGTTGATGGACAGGTGCGGTGTGTTGCTTCAGGATATCCTGTCCCAAAAATATCTTGGTATTACTGCGAGCCACCACATGCACG GTGCTCCAACCTGTTAAATGCGACGCAGGCAGATGAGGAGTTCACCTTTGTCACAGTGTCAGGGCCAGAATTTGGACGAAGCGAGGTGGAAAGTCGACTTAATGTCACCAAAGGAAaatttcacactcttgagtgtgtgGCAACAACACAGGGAGAACAGGCCTACACTCTCTTTTCCATCAGAG AGAGAACAGTGCCCCATAAACTCTTCACACCTCTGCTGTCCTGTGTTGTGTCCACTGCTGTTCTGCTCAGCATCTTTTTGGTGGTTTTGCTCTACAAATACATGCAG AAACCCAAATATGAGATCCATTGGAAAGTGATTGACAGTTTTGATGGCAACAATTATACCTACATAGACCCAACACAGCTGCCTTATGACCCCAAATGGGAGTTTCCACGGGAGAGACTGCGCTTTG GTAAAATCCTCGGCTCTGGAGCATTTGGTAAAGTGGTGGCAGCTACAGCGTATGGACTTTGCTCAGCTGACACAGTGACCACGGTTGCTGTAAAAATGCTAAAAC CGAGTGCTCACTCCACTGAGAAAGAGGCTCTAATGTCGGAGTTAAAAGTTCTGAGCTTCATTGGCAACCATATAAACATCGTCAATTTGCTTGGTGCCTGTACAGTAGGAG GCCCCACTCTGGTGATCACAGAATACTGTTGCTATGGCGACCTGTTGAACTTCCTCAGAAGAAAGCGGGATGCGTTTTTCAGTTCCAAAACAGGTGATGGATATTACAAAAATCTGCTCAGCCAAACTCTGCCTTCGAG agagggcACTGATAATGGATACATGCCTATGAGGTCATAtcagaagagatccaatcagacaG AATGGTGTGATGATAAAGACGATCTCTCTTTGGATACTGAGGATTTACTCAGCTTCTCATATCAAGTGGCTAAAGGCATGGACTTCCTCACGTCCAAAAAT TGCATCCACAGAGATCTGGCGGCCAGGAACGTACTACTGACTCAGGGTCGAGTAGCAAAGATATGTGATTTCGGTTTGGCACGTGACATCACTAGAGATTCCAACTACGTCCTGAGAGGAAAT GCACGTTTACCGGTGAAATGGATGTCCCCAGAGAGCCTGTTTGCTTGTGTGTACACTTTTGAGAGCGACGTCTGGTCCTACGGCATCTTATTGTGGGAGATCTTCTCTCTGG GTAACACGCCATATCCGGGTATTCCAGTTGGATCCACATTCTATAAGATGATTCAGGATGGATACAGAATGAGTGAGCCGGAGTTTGCCCCAAGTGAAGT ttatgagGTGATGAGATGGTGTTGGAGTGCTGACCCTCTGAAGAGACCAACCTTCAAGAAACTGGTGGAAAGGACTGAACTCCTGCTGTCGGAAATCACCAAACGA GATTACTTGAATCTCAGCACTAGCGGCAGCTGTGACTGTGAGGTGTTTGTTCCTCCAGACCTGCAGAGGGCACAAAGGCTGAGTTCTGTGGGCAGCTCGACAGCCTCAACTCAACCCCTCCTGCAGGCAACAAATGATGTTTTTCTGGAACATCAGAGCATATAA